The following proteins are encoded in a genomic region of Sesamum indicum cultivar Zhongzhi No. 13 linkage group LG8, S_indicum_v1.0, whole genome shotgun sequence:
- the LOC105168164 gene encoding glutathione S-transferase U17-like: MGSEEEVKVIGSCVSPFAVRTMIAFNIKCVEYKLIEENIFNKSALLLKSNPIYKKIPVLIHGQRPICESLVILQYIDEVWASGPPILPSDPYGRAIARFWAAYIDDKFFAAQYAILKAGGEEGQKAAAVEEATQILVLLEDAFTKCSKGRKFFGGDRIGYVDIALGSFLAWIRVIQKMCGVSLLDECKTPMLFQWAQHFCADAAVQDVLPETDELLEFAQLFVANLGKPTG; the protein is encoded by the exons ATGGGTTCAGAAGAAGAAGTTAAAGTTATAGGTTCATGTGTAAGCCCGTTCGCTGTCCGAACGATGATTGCATTCAACATCAAGTGTGTTGAGTATAAGCTGATTGAGGAAAATATCTTTAACAAAAGTGCTCTCCTTCTCAAATCTAACCCTATCTACAAGAAAATCCCAGTTCTTATCCATGGCCAACGCCCCATCTGTGAATCACTCGTCATTCTTCAGTATATTGATGAAGTTTGGGCTTCCGGGCCCCCAATCCTCCCTTCTGATCCCTACGGTCGGGCCATAGCCCGTTTTTGGGCTGCTTACATTGATGACAAG TTTTTTGCAGCACAATATGCAATCCTGAAAGCAGGGGGAGAGGAAGGCCAGAAGGCTGCGGCAGTGGAGGAAGCAACTCAGATCCTGGTTTTGTTGGAGGACGCCTTCACTAAATGCAGCAAAGGCCGAAAATTCTTCGGCGGCGACAGAATCGGCTACGTAGACATCGCACTGGGAAGTTTCTTGGCGTGGATTAGAGTGATACAGAAGATGTGTGGTGTGAGTTTGCTTGATGAGTGCAAGACTCCCATGTTGTTCCAATGGGCACAACACTTTTGTGCTGATGCTGCTGTTCAGGATGTTCTGCCTGAAACTGATGAGCTCCTGGAGTTTGCTCAACTCTTTGTTGCTAACCTAGGCAAACCTACTGGTTAA